GTGCAGTTTCAAATCGGAAATTGCCAACTGAATAGTGATTCTACCTACTAACTATTGTTATCATAGGCCTTTCAATGAAAATTAAGTAGGCCTGGCCTACTTAATTTTGAAGTGAAATAGAGAATTTTATCCTCTTTCGACTATATGTAAAggcgtaaaaagaaaaagaaattgcagtggcttaaaatttattttgtgtagACGACCTTGTTGGGGCTTTTTCTGCCTTTCACCATAGGGCTAGTTTCACCGTAGGCTTATGGAAATAACCAATCCCAATTGCCATTGCTgagaataattaaattttttaattagctaAAATTACTTATGGATATTAAAAACTAACCAAGGGAGTCATATAAAAACCAccctgaaaaataaatcgttgtcgctatgatttattttatcaaattcGAGATTTCAAATATCGGCGTATCGGCTGTTCTCCCATTATAATTACAGAGCATGCAGAAGGGCCCGGTTGTACGGGCATCTTGGGCGATTTTTTCATCGTTTTATAACTTTAATAACGTTCGAATTGTAactattaaaattttcaaaaaatactttcaagataaaataattgtttctcctttttttgaagaccaaaagatataaaaaaaggtgTTGATGGAGggaaatgggagagaaaatttaaaaaatggtgccAACCCTGACTACTCTCCCctaattgaaatcaaaaagtATTAAAGCCCCTCCATTAAGTAGTTAGAATTAAGTAGTTTTCCACTGCTTGTATTTAGATCAAGCGTAAAATATTTAACCTAATTATTTTTCGGGATTCAACAACCTGAAAATAACCTGCTAAAATAACGGACGGACCCGTGACTAGGGCATGGTGAGTGAACATAGTGAGTGTAATTCAATTATAAGTTTTATCAATCTAATCAAGCTTTCATAAAACACAGTCATATTTGAAACTCTGTCcgtgttaaacaaatttaaaaaaaatttaaaaaaaaattaagacattACTTTGTTTtgtcagaaaagaaaatgataataatgGATAAATTACgcgaataattattattttctaataTTATTTAGcttccaataataaaaatgtgaagttttttctttaaattttttttaaaatcttgaGACAATGCCATGTTTTCATATTGCAGAATGTCCTTATTTAATAATtacttgaatttaaataacATTCATAagtttttggtaaaaaaaaggttatggTTCCTTTAATTTGAACAATGAGACTAGTGAATAATTtcattaacaaataaaaataaatcttgaGACAAAGCAATGTCTTCCTTCATATTGCAGAATTGCTTGTCTACGAATAACATAAATTCCCATGAAACTCattatttttggtcaaaaaaggTCATCGTAACactaatttgaagaaaaaactatGAAAAATTCAATCGTCTTATTAAAACAAGATTTCTTCGGTAAggtccttcgggaatttttttaaaagttaaagagacagaaaatcaaggctaaatagtagaaagtaaatagtatacatactattatgtttggaaaattctgtttcactttattctcttaaatgatttgattattattaactaattgactaataacctgttaatattatgagtggtgcgacttaggtgtttacgcgcacttcatgtttagattaagttaaagtaacacttattactatagtaacaatacaattatatcatgcggtcacatgttgcattacatgagtcttggctaatagatagcgagctaccatcatacccattttttcccttccaataATATAACAATTATGTTCTAATGATCATCAACCCAGGCTGCTATTCGCATGGTTCGCGGTTCAAATCTTGACCAAGTCGGAAAGGAAaactaaatttgttatttttgaaaaattcctttaATAAGTTTttggaggtaaatggaagtggaagatcggtggtaactcttcacgaccacaagaagatcttgatgaccgaggagaggaaagaggaagaagggagagatgacccagagcttcaaaatgaatataatctaacatttttaaaatgttcctcaacttcttggttgatgactaactgttaaaaaatgaggcatagaaattttacttggacaaccaaatttattaaaatcaagataaaaaatagtaaacaaaaagaggtaataataaaacaaaaagggttaaaaaaagagtgggaaaatacaaagtaaaaagaagaataaagacgaaatcgaaatcgaacataaaaaccaaatcaaataattaatactctccactcccatagcagaaaacttgtcttgctagggaagatccaaacttttttttctttttgtttacactgctgagcatgcactgacagttggaaggttacgcaaaaaaactgaattcactaactaggattcggcaaccagctaggtaacaaatacgcaaattaaatttctaaaacagtaataaaaacaaatgaaaaccccgttacgcaatgtatcaaattttgacagaattatgtacaaaatttgctGGCGATTGGTcaatcagggaagaaacgtataagcAAATAcataatggacattaaaccctctgaatttcactactagctactactacccttccccctataccccacaccaccctatattgttaaggaccttcgcatataaatatacctcagggattaaattaaaacgaatTAATAAAACTAAATATTCTGCGGtagtttaaattgaaaaaattaatgaaaatgaaaataaaggtATGTCTCAAGAACAAAAAGCAGAACCAATTAAAATTACTGAGCAGTAATAAGCTGTAGTAATAAGTTGAGTAATAAGCCAAAGTAAGAACATAAATTGTTCTATGGATTATTCCCCGAAAATTATTAGTAAAACGGCGGTAGTGGCAAATGGAGGTGATGGAAAAATACATTAAAGAAATATGGAAAAATAatgtcaaatttgtttttaacttgaGACATGTCTTTGCCTGAATAGCGaccaattttcaaaatcacgAGACAGCAGtatcaaaataacaaaaaaacaaaataaccttCCAACAACATCATTTTTCCTGATCTTCGGTAACGTCGTTCGttgttttgttcataattcCACGTTTTTTGCAGtttctaatattttaaaattatttattttaaaatttcatgatgaaattgctaaatactttttaaatttaatttgaaataactatTGGAAAAAACTTAAGACTTTGCTATGTCTGAAAAAAACAGAATCAGCCCTTTTGGTAAAGGATGAAAAAACCTTCAACTTAACATATAATGACAAACACATTAATAAGTCAACTTTAAATACAGCTATTAATCACTAGAGCGAGGAATAATATGGTATTTAAAACTGACAAATCTTAAAACAATGCTttgtctaaaaaaaagaaagaatcagcCCTCTTGGTAAGGCCGAAAAAACCTTCGACTTATTATATAATGACAAAAACATGAATAAGTCAACTTTAAATACAGCTACCAATCACTAGTGCGAGGCAAAATATCGTATTTAAAACAGACAAATATTAAGACAATGCTTTGTCtgttactttgaaaaaataaagacaaagacatgtcatAAGTTGGTGAGCATATGTTGGTcacaccactcataatattgacagattattagtcaattagttaataagaattaattaatttaagagaataaagggaaacagaatttttcaaacacaATAGTATAAATTCTatactatttaaccttgattttctgtctctttaacggttaaaaaaattcccgaaggacattaccgaaggaatcttgttttcTAGAAAAATTTGGTAATAATGTACCAAAATAATTGACGTTACGCAAAGTTAATTGTCAAAATACTTCTCTCAAAATCTTAAGACAATTATTTGTCTTAAATTTAATAAGACTAAATAGGGGAGAGTAGTCCGGGTTGTCACaaagtttttggttttattccCATTTCCTTAGTTTTGCGTGCAAAAAACAGGGTGTCATGTAGAAACATGTTAAACAATTCACAGTTACTATAATGAGTAGAATGCttggttttttcaaaaaacgacAGAGTAATATATTACGTTTTCCACGAAAAATtatcacaataaaaaaaaattcttagcgCAGCTTTTGGGAAAGGTCGAATGACTTCCGGCAGAGCAGAATTTCATTGTCACCATCAGTGAGACAGCTGAATTTGGGTAAATCAAaaatctgtaaaaaaatattcaatattGATTATTAGTTTAgctgatgaaaataaaaaagaatagttTTCTTACTTGGCCCTCATAGTCAAAGTAACTTTGCTTAAAAACCCAGCCAGCCAGTCTTTCCCAGCTTTCAAATTTGTCGAAAAAATTTCAGGACATTTCAACTGAAGTTTTCTAGCATAATCATGTGCCCATTTTCTGGTATCCCTTGTAGTGAGACCATGTTATATGTTACTGGACCTTTTCAAGTACTTGATGAGTAAATTTTCTTGAGGATCAGGAAACACCTGGAAAGAATGTAAACGATTACTGTGTGAAAGGATGAATGGTTACAGAAAAGACACTCAGCTTCCAGTTCTTTATAGCCCCCCAAGGAAAAGTCGAATTGAAGCTTAGAAACATCCAtttctttggccttttttcaATTAGCTCAAAAGTGATCTATGTGGAATCGAGAATTTGAGTGAAAAACTAGTCACAGTTTGAATTTGCAACAAAATTTCTGTGGCAGCTGTTACAATTTGACCTGGTGGATACTTAGGGTTACTTACTTTCATTTCCAATGAAAGTTGGAATTTCtgcatcaaatttttttgaccGATATTTGATTGATCAGTTATTTTAACGATATTTAAGTcggtcaaaaaaaatttagtgcaAAATTTCCGACTTTCATCGGAAATGAAACAAACTATGAATACTCCACACTATCGGTTTTACGAATATAATTTCTAAATATCGTTAAAAAATCTTATTGCAaggtgaaatgaaaaatgacactTACGTTTTTACATCCTTTTGCAGCAATTATATATTGACATTTTGCCCCATGTTGCCAGTCAACACTTTCCCCCACACAGGGGTGTCTACgtattattaatatttaaaagttaaaaataactagaaaaataaaacaaataccaCTGAATAATAGGAAACCAAATTTTCTACcagaattatattttttacaaaattttactCCATAAGTAAAGGTAAGACAACTAATTTACATTAGCCAAATCTTGTTAcgggaaatgtaaaaaatttctttattttttatttttcaaaccgTTAGtgatacaaaatacaaaatattaattttaatgcGCGTTGCAATAGCGCATACACGgttgaaaaatggaaatttttattgacaaataacattaattatttaaataagaGCTACCTGCCCCCAGGCCTTatagccccactctcccctacatCCATTTTTAGCCACCCTccccttatttttaaaaatctgaaaaaaaaattaggaagTAGCCAACCATTATtgcttcttaaaaaaatgtcaatactGTTCGTCAAAAACCTGATTTTTGGGAACGTGGTGAAAATCAACTTTTTACATCAGCTTCTTTAGTGCTCTTCCAAAATTCTGGTATGTACTGTATAAATCTATTAATGATGTTTAGCTGATTTTAAACTCAGGACTGACCcaaattttcatcaaattttatCAAACATATGACATTTTGCAGTGAATATCACCAAAATAATATTACTAAATAAATGATATCTCAGGTAGTTCTCGTGTATTtctttataatttttaatgaGATCTTTCCGTAAGGGAAATCAATCAGTACAAAAATGTCTACTTAAATACTTAAATTAATATATTACGGCTGTGTAAGATTTATAGCGAAAAGGCTACTAGTTCGAAtacatctaaaaaaaatttaaattcttttgttcaaaaagaaaacagtgaTGGCACAGTAAATATACTATGAACTACATTCGATATTAAATAAATAGTAATACAACCGCCCTGCCCCATTACTGTTTATCATTTCACTGTTTTCACTGCAGCACACATTACTATTATTGCTTTAAAAACATCGATATAATGAACAAAGCTGCCTtaatggcatttttttttttaatatcgagTTGTATCATTATGTTTGGCTTTGTATTTCCAAGTAATAATATTGTACAATTTTCTATCGAGAAAAACATTAATTGTGATTCATCATCTTCTATTGACTGGGATGCATTGCTGTCTTCAGCCACATTAACGGCTAATCAACTTCTGCAATACTTCCTGTGGACCAATCATTCTTCGTGTCAATTATCTCATTATTTTGGAGGTATAATGATGAAAAATCCATCTGGATTAGCTGGCCAAAAAGTCGTTTGCATCGATCCAAAAGTAGCACCAAAACCTAGGAAGTGTCTTGTGTACTCTTTTGGAATAAACAATGAATGGTCTTTCGATGAGAAAATGTCTTTGTATGGCTGTGaggtattttcttttgatccaTCAATGGGATTAGATCATCACGTCCATAGTCCTGGCAATATTCATTTTTACAATTGGGGCTTAGGCGATCGAAATGAATATGACCAAGAATTAAACTGGACAATCCGTTCACTATCCTCTATCTACGAAACTCTTTCCATTCGTCATGGCAGAAAGGTTATAgactatttaaaaattgacaTTGAATATTCTGAATGGATAGCTTTGCCAGATATAATCAGTTCCGGAATGTTGTCCAAGGTCCGGCAATTAGGCATTGAAGTTCACCTCGAAGTAACAGATTCATTGGAGCAACACCTTGAGAGAGCGAGAGTCTTACGATCAATTGAAAAATCAGGAATGATTCGTTTTGATTCTGAATACAATCCGTGGTATTTCGGAAACTTCACTAAATTCCATTTGACCGGGTCTTTGGGTTATGAGATCGCATGGTATAATGGGAAGCTTTTTCATGATGCATGATATTTTAAATCGCAGTATTTTAATATATTGCTTAATGAACAGAAAATTTTCagagaagaataaatttaTGTTATTGAATATTTTCACTTCGTTCACCTAGTTTGTCGATGggttgcaataaaaaaatagcgaccaaaaattaaatatccaCATATTTTAAACAGTCCAAATAAAGtatcaattaataaaattatgccTTAATATCGAGTtgcatgcaatttttttttactgggaaATATGTTATTATATcatggaaataaaataaacgctGTTAAAAATGATTCCGATAATCGTGTACGTTACCGAGTGGGAAATTATTAAACTGCCGAggagatgggaaattttcgcCTTTGCTCTAGTAGACGATATTTACCCTTCCtacgaaaataaaacaaaggagaaatcgcgACAACACCGCAGGGTGGGATAGAAGAGGAGAAATGGGCAAAAATGGcaaatctcattttcaatttaaaattcattatattaaatgaaattcaaaaaatttgaaaatgattcttGTCATAGAACTAATGaagttctttatttatttttttttgcgtcttTGTAGGGTTATTTGTTCCCTAATTAGAGAGCGGCAAAGTAGCCACTTTTTAAAACGCTTCTACaacgtgtttccaaacttttagaTTCATTTGTAGCTGCCCTCcccttaaatataaaaatctgaaaaaaattcatgaagTAGCCAACCATTATggctacttaaaaaaaaatttcaacaccctccgtcaaaaacccgattttttgggaacgcggcgaaaatcggctttttacataagcttctctcgcgagtttccaaacttctggtaggtactgtataagCATCAAATTCTCACAATTTCTTACATGATCAGCACATAAGATCATATGAAATCAAGCGAAAAAATTACTCATACAAAATGTGATCTCATTCTGGATCATATAAAATCACTAGTAACTTGATCCCCGGTCAAGTCTGGGGAACTTAGGTCTAGCTTAATGTCAGACTAATTGCTATTCACTGTTTTTTTAGCAAGGAGTGTTGAAAGTAAACATCGCCAGACGTAACCAAATATAACCTTGTTTGTCAACGTCCGTGTCTTCAAACGTGGTTGTCTATACAGCGATAGCCATCCGTGTTCTTTAACTATGTAATTCTATTGCGATTTATTAATTACCAGTGATTATTGTACAGgtttgtaagaaaaaaaacgtaatCAATCAGCATGAATTACTTAATCCCCATGTACCTTTGGCCATCTGCTCCGTAAATTTTATCGTAGAAATCTGCCCATGCCCATTCAATAGATATTTTTTCTTGCGTGTTGGTGACATgcccttcttttattttaatccgTTACGTTAGGTTACTATAATCCGTTTTTAatagttacttttttttctacccgCTGATaggaattcaattgattttttaatgaatctttaaatattatattttttaagcaAGATGTGCCCGTTGCTATACTCCACCAATTTTCCTACAGAAAAATCTTCCGCTGCCTAGTCAACAGATTCGTTTTGTTTAATTGCAATTCTTTCTGTGTATTTAACTCGTTCGAAGTTATCGTACCcgttggtttctttttcttaatctACCCGCCAATATCTCGTGGTAAAAAGATAACATTAATTGCTAAACTGCAAATAATAAGACGGCACTTCATCTTAGGGGAAATCTATGGGGAGACAGAGTCTTTCAACATAAGTTTTCGAACACACATGCCTATTTGAATTTGGTGCTATTTGACATAATCGATATATATCGCGTAGAAATCGATGAAAGCACTGCGATGTGAGTGTGTGAAGTATACCCATCTCACTTTTTTTTGCAACGGCGCAGAAATTGTGCCAAGCGCCTAGCGTCGCCAGCTTTCCTCCGGGACTTTTGGGGTTTAACTTAAATGAGGGAGTGTgcatattaaattttttggggttagGGGTAGGGTTATATATAGGCTAAGTATTTTTCGCGCAATGTAAGGTGATTGCTCGGCGCTTATTATAGACATCATTTTGGGGTGTAACTGTAATCCAGGAGTACGCCTAATTTTTTTGGTTACCTTTTGACCAATTTTACAAGTTGTATAATTTGGATCCCTATCATGTTTGAATTGAAGCCATTTAATGCAACTTTAAAGCCGGACTATCTATAGgcaacaaattttgttttctaatgAAGAGAGGGTAGAATTTTCTTCAACTCACTTATAGATAAGCGAAGTGTGATTTATGGATCAACTTAGTTGAATGGCCTAGTGAATTTCTTGCGAAGCATTCTAATTCGAATTCTAATTTATGCAACCAACTCCGCGGATCTTCTCAGCGGATTATCCTCCAAGAATAACCAAATCCattcttcatattttttttaaattatttctcatGACCAGAATGCTATGCTCTATGTACCGCTTTTCTATTCGAAACTCGGTGTCGTTGGATAGCTGTCACAAGCAGAGGTatggaaagaaatcaaataaagttTTTGTATAGCAAACCGCGATTAGTTGTGTTAAATTTCAACTCTTAACACGTAGTTATACAATGCCAGGAATGAGAGAGAAACGCAATGAAGTAAAGCCATGATTTTAAAACAATAAGATTAGTTTTATCATATGAATGCCCTCATTCCAGTTCGCAAAAGCGCTGAAATAAGAACAATTGAGAGAAACTGAGTGTATGTTTTATAACAGTAATTGACACGTTTTATCGCCTTTTTCCAGCGAGAAGCATTTTCATCATTGTC
The sequence above is drawn from the Daphnia pulicaria isolate SC F1-1A chromosome 1, SC_F0-13Bv2, whole genome shotgun sequence genome and encodes:
- the LOC124329048 gene encoding probable methyltransferase-like protein 24, which produces MNKAALMAFFFLISSCIIMFGFVFPSNNIVQFSIEKNINCDSSSSIDWDALLSSATLTANQLLQYFLWTNHSSCQLSHYFGGIMMKNPSGLAGQKVVCIDPKVAPKPRKCLVYSFGINNEWSFDEKMSLYGCEVFSFDPSMGLDHHVHSPGNIHFYNWGLGDRNEYDQELNWTIRSLSSIYETLSIRHGRKVIDYLKIDIEYSEWIALPDIISSGMLSKVRQLGIEVHLEVTDSLEQHLERARVLRSIEKSGMIRFDSEYNPWYFGNFTKFHLTGSLGYEIAWYNGKLFHDA